In the Salvia miltiorrhiza cultivar Shanhuang (shh) chromosome 8, IMPLAD_Smil_shh, whole genome shotgun sequence genome, atggaaGGCAAAGAGGAGGATGTGAAGCTCGGAGCGAACAAGTTCAACGAGAGGCAGCCTATAGGCACCTCCGCTCAGACCAAGGACTACAAGGAGCCGCCACCGGCGCCGCTGTTCGAGCCCGGCGAGCTCACCTCCTGGTCCTTCTGGAGAGCCGGCATTGCTGAATTCATGGCCACCTTCTTGTTCCTCTACATCACGATTTTGACCGTGATGGGGTATGCGAGGTCGACTTCCAAGTGCGCCAGCGTTGGGATTCAAGGAATCGCTTGGGCCTTCGGTGGAATGATTTTTGCCCTAGTTTACTGCACCGCTGGAATCTCTGGTACATTTTCCTACTCAATCACTGCGTTTTGTGCGTGTTCTTCCTGGATCTGCCCTTTGCTGCTGATTTATTGAGTTCAGGGTGACGGTTACTGCTTGAAATTTGTTGTCTGCGTTGCTAAATTGTGGTTGTTTCGTCATGTTCTGTGTTTGATTCACATGCAACAATTTtgttcttcttctccaagtagCAAACTGCAAATTTGCTTACGTAAGGTTTCTGCTACTGGAGTTGGCGTTGTGCGTGTGCGTGTGTGAAGATACAGCTaattatagattttaatttccGATTATTGAGCttgaattttgatattttgtAATTTCTAGCTTAAATTTATGAAACGAACTTAGATTTCTGCCTCCAGCGCTCTCCTTTCCATGTTTGAGCTCGCGAAATGGTAGATCTCACCCAATTTCACTTCGAGTTCCTAGAATCATCTCTGATAAATTGCTTGCAGCAGCATCTTTACTGAATTTTGGTAAAAGTTTATTTACATATTTCCATGTAGTGATTTGTGAATGTTTGTGAGGGTTTCAGGTGGACACATCAATCCAGCCGTGACATTTGGTCTGTTCTTGGCGAGGAAGCTGTCTCTGACGAGAGCTGTTTTCTACATTGTGATGCAAACCCTCGGCGCCATCTGCGGTGCTGGCGTTGTCAAGGGTTTCCAGCCCTCCATCTACCAGATGCAGGGCGGCGGTGCTAACGTCGTCGCCCACGGCTACACCAAGGGCTCCGGCCTTGGTGCTGAGATCATCGGCACCTTCGTCCTCGTCTACACCGTCTTCTCCGCCACCGATGCCAAGAGAAACGCCAGAGATTCTCATGTTCCTGTGAGTATATCATTCAATTTTACCCCGTTGATGGATTTTCATTATGCAGTATGCAAATTAACTATTGGATATGCTTGATTGTGGAAAATTAGGGACAAAATACCATTTATAATGTTAGCTTGAAAAATTCTCGTTTGTTGTAGGAATTTAAGAGCAATTCTTGAAAAATATGCTTGTTGAGTTGGTAATGAAATTCCCACTTTAGGAATGTTTCTAATGTGCGGATTTACAGATTTTGGCTCCCCTCCCCATCGGATTCGCCGTGTTCTTGGTTCACTTGGCGACCATCCCCGTCACAGGAACGGGCATCAACCCCGCCCGCAGCCTTGGTGCAGCCATTATCTTCAACAAGGACCATGCTTGGGATGACCACGTAAGATCATCGCCAGCATTCTACATACTCTTTTTTCGTCTTTTGATATCTCCGGCTATTACTAACTTAAGTCGCCTGTGTAACGTGCCTCGTTGCAGTGGATCTTCTGGGTCGGACCATTCATCGGAGCTGCGCTCGCTGCCCTCTACCACCAGGTGATCATCAGAGCCATCCCATTCAAGAGTGGCCACTAAAATTTTCCTCTTTGGTGTGCCTTGTGCTGCTGCTACTTGAAAGTGTGAAGCTGCTGCTGATTTTCttggtttttctttttcctaCTTGATGATGAACTAGAATTGTGTTTATTGtagttttatttatgtattttatctACTGAGTATGGACCTATGTTTGGCTCACATGTAAAGATAATTGTATGATTTGGGATTACTATTGTATTGCAATTCGGCCTACTTTTCATCAAATCTTAGTTGTCATTTTTGTTTACATGTGCTTATCTTGTTGGATTGCACATGATCATATCCCATGTGAAAAGTTTGGTAGGTTGTTTAGGcttaaaataatatttctctcctctcattttttttgggGCACAACCTTTAAAAAATGTTACTAGTTGATATGTGTTTTTTTTACAAAAggtgtaaattatttaaaagttgTAGGTCCATACTTTTTAAAGAGTCGAGAGTTACTTCCTTTGTCAcacttcaatattttttttttttttttttttcgggacGTCCCATTTTAATagttttatttctattttcggTAATGATTTTATACTACAAATAATATGGTTCCACATATTTTTacacttaaaaaataaatttcttaatttttgtgcccAAAAAAATGAAACTATTGAATCAGGACTAagggaatatttttttttcgaagaAAATAACTAAGAAAAGTGAGATCACTGAGATTGTTAAAAAAGAGATGAGACGTCAAGAATAGAAGAGAAAagaaataatagtaataaattgaACTCCCGTCGTCTCTAAACATTTTGTCCTAATTTGTTTTTTCTTGGAGTGCTTTTCAAAAGTTTGCctcaatttctttatttttgtacatgacTTTATCATCAACTttacaattataattatttaaatattatttttgtacttAAATCTCactatcaaataattttttattaatttttattaaaatacgtgCTTTTTTTGGGGCGAAATTTTCGAAGAAGGAAGAGAGTACATATTTTTGTAGGACGAATGTAAATAACAAATATTGGGGAAATTATGCATAATTTGGTGCGCATGATTTTATGGGAGAGaagtatttaaattaaaaaatgcatGTTATCTACAATAATTGGCATGACTAACTGCAAAAAGGGGATATGGGCACAAATAGTAAAGTGTTAACTAATTAGTCTATTCAGAATACTCTGGTGTCACTTTCCACTATTTATTTGTTCCAATACTACtacaaaataaaagtaaactGTGAAATAGTGATCTCTATGTGTAGCTAGTGATTGTGATTTCATTGTGTAGTTGAATTATATCGGCCTCGGtttaattttacatttttattctAGTATTATTgtcaaattattattttatttgcatttgtttaatttttttttatcgtgcaatcaatttaatatataaaaaatatagaaataatttacttaaacTATCTAGGTGTGATAGTTAAaaaattgacaaaataaattgaatattttaattgaacCTGTTAATATCCATGCATTTACTATATAATTTcgaatattaatattttatttaagcataatttgaaaattaaatgtGTTGTAGCACGGGTGTCACACCAGTGTAtcataaattcataataaatttactatGATGATTTCGAAACTATTTCTTGTTTTGTGGATTGGTTCTAAATTTCTAATGCACAGCTTAATTGAggcttgaaaaaaataaaagaaaagaaacaccTTATCAAACTATTTTACAGATTGatgcatcttcttcttcttcttctttttttttttctgagttTGGGAATAAGGGAATTATGATTTCTCACTCTCGAAGAATATTGATAGGCTACAACGTTTGTGGTTCTATAATTATTGCTCATAACTAACTTTAAGCTTCATAGCTAATTTACAGTAGAATGAGTCGATGAGAGAgaaggatgagagagagagagagagagagagagagagagagagtcattTGTCACAGTGTCAATTTTTGGTGAAACAAAGTAATTATAGGTTATCTATTGAGGCCTGCTTGCATTATGTGTCATCTCTCACTTTCTCATTGCTTTAGTTTGTCTCACTTAAATTgtaataccaaaaaaaaaaaaaaaaaaaaacacaagatAAATAAGTATCGTTAAATCTAATTCTAAAATGTATTAGTAAGAATATTTTGACACTAGATACCATAACAATAAGTATCTGGTGCTGCTGCAGGGAACAAGCGAAAAATCCGTCATGGAAGCGCTTGAGGAGATGGAGTAGTGGAAGGATTTTTGGTTCCATTGGGTGCGTCCGTGGAGGAACATTGATGTTAATCAGTCGCGCGTTGTGTGGACCAAATGGACGGGGGTTCCCCTCAATGCATGGAATCCAAGATTTTTCGATCATGCTTGCGCCAAAATGGGGATGGTTCTGAAAATCGAGGATAAAACTAGACTTAGAGAAAGACTTGATGTCGCCTTTGTTCAAATTTCAACGGGTCTTTCTTCGATCGACAGAGTGCTCAACTGTAAAATCGCCGGTGCGGTTTTTAAAATTAGAGTCGAGGAAACTACCGATCACACGGAAGATGTAGAAGGTGAGACGTGGCGAAGGACGGATGAAGATTCTGATTCCGACTGGTCTTGGGAGGCTCCATCAAATTCTCCGGCGGATGCCTTCATCGATCAAGGATTCGGTTCCGATGATTCTGAGCTGGCGACGTCGGTTGAACAGGCTATCGACCCCTCGAATTCTGCAAGGGATTTTAACGGTTCTCCCCTTCCCAAGGAAAATCATTGTTTGAAGGCGGCTGTGGGGGAACCAAGAAAGGTGTTTTTCAATAAAGAGCCGAGCTGTTTGGGTGAAAAGGATCAACAAAATGGGCCATATCTTACTGGGGATGTCGGCCCAAATTCTGAGGCTTCAGTAATGGCCTCCCAGACACGGTTGTCGGTCCAATTGGTGGAAGAGGGTCAACATATTAAAGAAATTGAAACTCCGAATTATGATGGGCCGTATACGGCGGTTTTGGATCTTTCGGATGACAAACAGTTACCTAGACATCCTTCAGGAGCAGATTACCAACAGCAATACCTAATTGCAAAAATAGGGGAAATAAGGCTGGAAAATACAGAGGAATAAACGGAGGCTGATCTCAGTTCTATCAATCCGGGCTCCCGTATTGAAGCAAAGGAGACTACGGTGCGGAGTCAATCTCCCATGAGAGCGGAGCCTCATCGAGCGGCTGAACGTACGCACGAAGTCGGCGAGGAGATGAGTCGAGAGCTTCAAACTCAAAATCAAAAGGCGAAAGACTCATGCAGCTGTCCAGGTGGTGCGTTTTTCAGGAAGGAACAGAGTCTGAGGGGGACGAACACCAGAGATCAaggcaaaaaaaagaaaaataaacaacATCATTCTCAAATTCTTCCCCAAGAAAAGAAGAGATGGGGGGAGTTCATCGCAAATATTGAGGCGGACAACTCCCAAGGAGGGAAGGATGGACACCGATATTTCGACTGATCAGGGAGGAGGACGAAGGATAGAGGAGGGCATGAAGATCTGGAAGTTTGGGAAGAAATTGGGCTTCTCCAGCACTTCAACTGATTTTGAGATGGCAGAACAAATTACCTCGCTTGAGAAGATAAAGGTTACACTGGGAGCAGGTGAGAATTTTTtatcatgattttattatcttacaATGTTAGAGGCTTGGGGAGTTCAGTAAAAAAGAGAGATGTCAAAGATGTTATTGGTTATCAGAAAGTGGACTTATGTTTCATTCAAGAAACTAAATTGGTGGGATGGGATGAGAGTATTTGCTATTCGTGGTGGGGTAGGAACAACTCTGCTTCGGCATTTAGAAATGCAGAAGGGCGATCGGGAGGGCTTCTTTGTGCATGGAATAAGGAAAAGTTCGTGGTGACTAGCTGGTGGGATATGCAGGGAGCCGTTATTGTGAACGGAAGAGATTCCCAAGGGGCACATGACCTGTGTTTTGTTAATGTTTATGCCCCTACGGAGTCGGCGGAGAAGGCGGAACTTTGGGATAAACTGAAGTCCATTGTCGagtgataaacatgcatttttacctcttggtgtgtcattttttatgcttagttgtgaggattttgtgtgtttgatggtctatttgagcttatattcgtttatggtcaagagcttgttacttgcttgtgtttgaacgaattttcagaaataatgaagcagaatttggaagaattggctgaaatacaagttgtagctcgtctcgataggagttcgtgagcgcaaacggatcataaatcggagttcggacgacggagaacgagccaaaacaaaatcgctgcgcaaagctgtcaggagttctgtttcgtcacgcgggccagccatgcggccgcgcgacgtggccgcgcgagtcgccgtatttctgcccaaaattcgtttttttagcgattttgggtatttttgagagctacaagacctagggcatataaatactccccaagaacttattctctgcaaaCCTTTTATCAACtttgtatcatattttacttttcctgagagctgagagagacggagaacagagccagagcaagaactgaagattctcgatttcaatacggttttattgttgaatgttttacagttttattgagatattgatttttagtcatatgtctatgtgtggctaaaatcattttcccagggtttagggagtaaacatgattcaaatttctgaatgttgatttaattaattgagatttctattcctttctatgttcttgttataattgtttgctttattgcttgattggccaccaatttagcataatcataggttttaatttgatatcgggagatgataattattacatgaactaagaacatagaacacatatatttaattctaaagggaattgatatttgtgagggcgttaatcctatgagcttttaggagttgcatgttagaagtgcgatccggggacggtaaccttgcatgtaatcaacggtttgtatgccacgggagtgggtatagactagttttgagattgccttaggaatcgtcttattaattgaattgaacatgttagttaggagaatctgttgaaacctttgccttgggaaatcttgtctcatctgtttctctgtttcgcagcttgatttgatttctttcctgctgtttatttgtttagtttaaaaacaaaaactcttattttcgtttgtccagatagagtagaataatttaggataggcattgataataattagtctctgtggaatacgaccttgcttgctactgtacacaattgcacccgtacacttgcggcgtgttaaataaaatagcgaacaagtttttggcgccgttgccggggactgatttttagcagtactatctgttgattatttgatactaatctggattttcttttgttatttttatttattttctctatttttcttttggttcttaTTTTTTGGTTCTGGAGTCTTTCTAGGTAGTGCATGAGCAGCTATGGAAATTTTTGATAGCATGGGCACTACATGCTATCAATGGCCAACCGAGAGGGTATATTTGGAGAATGTTGCTGCCACCACAAATTCTGATTCAGTTACTTTGTTAGCCACTCAAATCGCTGCATTGTCTTCCAAGATAAATGTTTTGCATATTGCTAAGATGGAGTCAGCTGTGAAAAATTCGATGATGATGGAAGAGGCAAATTTTGTTAGCAATTGGAATTTCAGGAATTTTCATCAGGGTGGATTTCAAAGAGTACAACAGGGTAACAATCAGAGATGGCAACAACTCTATCATGGAGGGTGCCCGAATAACTCGTTTTtggctccaccaggcttctctgtcaccaatggagtcatcaatgaggagaagaagcctaatttggaagagctattgatgaaatttatctccaagtcgAATGAGAGGATGGAGAAGCTTGAGTCTACCACTGTTGCTTTAGAGACCCGGATGAAGGTGTTTGAGACTCAGATGACTCAAGTGACCACAGCTATTAGCAATCTATATCAGTCGGGCCAATTTTCAAGCAATACTGTGGTGAGTTCAAAAGAGCAGTGTATGACCATTGAGCTCGAAAGTGATACATCATATGAAGAGCCTCAAGCGATGGAAGAAGAGCAAGAAGTTCTGAAAGTTGAGATGAGCTTGaaggatgaaaattttaaaagtgttgAAGAGCGCAATATCCTAAATGTAGTCGACACTTGCATCGACCAAGGGAAATCATTGAAGGCTTGTCTCTTTAGCTTTTATCTAactccatcttttgattttaattttgattcatctgATGAACATTTTTTGCAGTGTGGTAGTACTTTTGATTGTTCACAGGATGGCCGtagttttcaagaaattttgaagGTTGGAAAACTACCTTATCATTGGTTCGCAACAGATGATGtactcaaatttgatgaaaagtggCCACCGCCTACACCTGCTGGATCGTCGAGCTAACGAcattaaaaatagcgcttattgggaggcaacccaatcttggttagttcgtttctttttgtttgttagttttttgttttgtttttgtgccccacaaatccttttcaaacttattctccttggcggtgaataagtttggggggatgtgtctttgtgggtgcattgtttctttttagttgtttttgtttgttttgttgttgagttcgttagtcttgctttggtggtttctctgtGATGATACCTTGGTGGAGATATGAGTTGTGTAGGGATTTGGATGGATAactggcttatgatgatttctgctttaaacttgtgaaattgcatgcgtttgtgttgatattgttgtgattgagcatgattgatgaatgataagcatggtctctatgtgtttgcaatcaatgaaataagctgtgagttttgagccttgactgtcaccatttttacagtcttatttcttattcttgagtgattgttcgagcatgcttgtgtctcactagaacttaTCTTGGTTTCTctctcgaggtcacatagtgtgcttaataattttgagatgatagaaggtcgtctttgctagcctatatatcccatatttgtcctattactatatatgatcctagttcgccccctttgagcctcttattttctattttatttggtttagccgtgggtgggagcttggagattgttgttatggggttgttggtttgtggagatgtgtgtttatggattatgtactttgatcttgattgaaaaaaaatcctagtaccctacaattcgttgaaaaaaaaagaaaaaaaaagaaaagaaagagagaaaaaagaaaagaattgaaaaaaatgggtacataggatgctttagaaagtcataatatcatgagaaataattgttgtgttgTGATGGTTTCTCGTATTGAAAAATCTGGTTTGATGAGGTGGAAGATGGTATGGATtaagaatgttataaggttggtgatcgagctacattgaggagtatcttttagtcactcagccaaatatatcccaccttaccaaagagcctacattacaacccttaataaagacctttttgatcttggttataggagcacacatttagtggtggagaggtgagacgattgacaagcttatggatgagtactTGTTTAGTTTGAACTGAGCGCATACACGTCCTTTTtgaattgatacacttgagagttgagagttcatatattctttatctttttggtgaggattgcaattcattgagatcataatttgaagtttgtcatgagtgtgatatcttgataataggagatacaaatgcatgttgataattttgttgacaaatctgaagccacaatgttatctacttttctctacgctcttgttgattcattcatggttcatctttgttttgtccgaggacggacaatagttcaagtttggggggttgataaacatgcatttttacctcttggtgtgtcattttttatgcttagttgtgaggattttgtgtgtttgatggtctatttgagattatattcgtttatggtcaagagcttgttacttgcttgtgtttgaacgaattttcagaaataatgaatcagaatttggaagaattggctgaaatacaagttgtagctcgtctcgataggagttcttgagcgcaaacggatcataaatcggagttcggacgacggagaacgagccaaaacaaaatcgctgcgcaaagctgtcaggagttctgtttcgtcacgcgggccagccatgcggccgcgcgagtcgccgtatttccgcccaaaattcatttttttttagcgattttgggtatttttgagagctacaagacctagggcatataaatactccccaagaacttattctctgcaaaCCTTTTATCAACtttgtatcatattttacttttcctgagagctgagagagacggagaacagagccagagcaagaatgaagattctcgatttcaatacggttttattgttgaatggtttacagttttattgagatattgatttttagtcatatgtctatgtgtggctaaaatccttttcccagggtttagggagtaaacatgattcaaatttctgactgttgatttaattaattgagatttctattcctttctatgttcttgttataattgtttgctttattgcttgattggccaccaatttagcataatcataggttttaatttgatatcgggagatgataattattacctgaactaagaacatagaacacatatatttaattctaaagggaattgatatttgtgagggcgttaatcctatgagcttttaggagttgcatgttagaagtgcgatccggggacggtaaccttgcatgtaatcaacggtttgtatgccacgggagtgggtatagactagttttgagattgccttaggaatcgtcttattaattgaattgaacatgttagttaggagaatctgttgaaacctttgccttgggaaatcttgtctcatctgtttctctgtttcgcagcttgatttgatttctttcctgctgtttatttatttagtttaaaaacaaaaactcttattttcgtttgtccagatagagtagaataatttaggataggcattgataataattagtctatgtggaatacgaccttgcttgctactgtacacaattgcacccgtacacttgcggcgtgttaaataaaatagcgaacatcGAGCAGAACAAGGACATTTGTCTTTGCATCTTAGGAGACTTCAATGCGGTCAGAGATCCGCGGAAAATAGTGAGGAGTGGTGAGAACTATGGTAGAGCGGATATGAGGCAGTTCGACACTTTCATTCGTGAAAGTGATTTAGTGGAGATCCGAACACAGGGTAGAAGCTTCACGTGGTTCCAGGAAAATGGAGGATGTAAAAGCAAGTTAGACAGATTCTTGGTTAACGAGTCTTGGTTGAGAACTTGGCCATCAACTCAAGGACGATGTCTTCAAAGATCAGTTTCAGATCACTGCCCTATTGTTCTCTCAACAAAAATTGTGGAT is a window encoding:
- the LOC130999084 gene encoding aquaporin PIP1-2 isoform X1, which gives rise to MEGKEEDVKLGANKFNERQPIGTSAQTKDYKEPPPAPLFEPGELTSWSFWRAGIAEFMATFLFLYITILTVMGYARSTSKCASVGIQGIAWAFGGMIFALVYCTAGISGGHINPAVTFGLFLARKLSLTRAVFYIVMQTLGAICGAGVVKGFQPSIYQMQGGGANVVAHGYTKGSGLGAEIIGTFVLVYTVFSATDAKRNARDSHVPILAPLPIGFAVFLVHLATIPVTGTGINPARSLGAAIIFNKDHAWDDHVRSSPAFYILFFRLLISPAITNLSRLCNVPRCSGSSGSDHSSELRSLPSTTR
- the LOC130999084 gene encoding aquaporin PIP1-2 isoform X2: MEGKEEDVKLGANKFNERQPIGTSAQTKDYKEPPPAPLFEPGELTSWSFWRAGIAEFMATFLFLYITILTVMGYARSTSKCASVGIQGIAWAFGGMIFALVYCTAGISGGHINPAVTFGLFLARKLSLTRAVFYIVMQTLGAICGAGVVKGFQPSIYQMQGGGANVVAHGYTKGSGLGAEIIGTFVLVYTVFSATDAKRNARDSHVPILAPLPIGFAVFLVHLATIPVTGTGINPARSLGAAIIFNKDHAWDDHWIFWVGPFIGAALAALYHQVIIRAIPFKSGH